From the genome of Thermococcus sp.:
CATGCGTAGAGGGGCTTGCCGTTGGAATACTCCCTCAGGAACTCAACGCTCGCCCTGTGCTTGTCTTCATGGTCTTTCAACTCCTCCGGCTTGAAGGGACCGAGAACATCAACGAGCTCCGCCTTCCCAATGGCCTTTCCGTTGCTTATTATCAGAATCTCACCCCGGATTCTCGTCCTCGTTTTTCGAATCTCCCACACTTTCTTGCCCTCAACTATCAAACTCGCGTAGGGTTCCCTCACGATGAGGCCCTTTTTTCTTTCCATCGCCATCGTGATTAGTACGTTCAGAGGTTAATAAAACCAACGCTGGGAAAACTTTAAGTCCGCTTTACCAAAGGCACTTGAGGAGGTTGAACCTATGAAGGTCATCTGGTACGGTCACTCGTGTTTCTGGATTGAGACGAAGGGAGTGAAGATACTGATAGACCCCTACCCAGAGGTTGACGACGACAGAATAGGCGACGTTGACTACATCCTAATAACCCACGAGCACACCGACCACTACGGAAAGGTCGAGCTCCTGTCGAGGCTGAGGGACGCCACTGTCATAGGGCCGAAGCAGGTCTATCTGATGGCCGTTGCCGATGGCGTTACAAAGGTAAGGGAGATTGAAGCCGGAGAAACAATAGAGCTTGAAAACGGTGTTAAGATAACCGCAATCTACGTTGAACATCCTTCCAGTCAGTATCCCCTCGGTTACATAATTGAAGGCGATAAAAGACTCTTCCACCCCGGGGATACCTACCCGAGTCCGGCTTTCCAAAGACTGAGGGGAAAGGTTGACATTCTCCTCGTTCCGATA
Proteins encoded in this window:
- a CDS encoding ASCH domain-containing protein, which encodes MAMERKKGLIVREPYASLIVEGKKVWEIRKTRTRIRGEILIISNGKAIGKAELVDVLGPFKPEELKDHEDKHRASVEFLREYSNGKPLYAWVLRNAEKFEKPKDVEMAKGVQIWANVVVKDE
- a CDS encoding MBL fold metallo-hydrolase, which translates into the protein MKVIWYGHSCFWIETKGVKILIDPYPEVDDDRIGDVDYILITHEHTDHYGKVELLSRLRDATVIGPKQVYLMAVADGVTKVREIEAGETIELENGVKITAIYVEHPSSQYPLGYIIEGDKRLFHPGDTYPSPAFQRLRGKVDILLVPISGRSTANAREATQIVEDIRPRVVIPMHYGVYNDSNPSTLAEELRKRRVWVLFKEPKLYEEMSF